A stretch of the Haloplanus aerogenes genome encodes the following:
- a CDS encoding PINc/VapC family ATPase, protein MNVVPDTSAVIDGRVSERVDAGAYEGATITIPEAVVGELEWQANEGHDTGWEGIEELQRLVELAEESSISVEYHGERPNAGQKRDADEGEIDAIVRDVAAELGATLLTSDVVQAEVSKAKGLAVEYVEPRGRDAEGLEIESFFDETTMSVHLRAGSKPKAKRGAIGDMHYETIGDEATTEAEMKEYAHDIAETARASPDGFVELDEPGMTIVQYRSYRIAVARPPFADGYEITAVRPIVKTDLEDYEFAEDLKERLLERQRGVLISGAPGAGKSTFAQAVAEFLASHDNAVKTMEKPRDLQVGPDITQYTALGGDMAKTADSLLLVRPDYTIYDEVRKTADFEVFADMRLAGVGMVGVVHATRAIDALQRLVGRVELGMIPQVVDTVVYIEAGRVDTVYDVTTEVKVPEGLTAEDLARPVIQISDFETGKPAYEIYTFNRQVVTVPLEDGESSETGVSRLARKEVEREIRSIARGHVEVELKGQNEAVVYVEEDDISYVIGKGGGRISDVEDRLGISIDVRTLAEKPSHGSADGDGGGSGGPAREGTVVTPEVTSRHVVVDVAEGAEVGETVEVRADGDYLFTATVGRGGEIQVSRGSAIADELERAIDEKKRITVLPS, encoded by the coding sequence ATGAACGTCGTACCGGACACGAGCGCGGTCATCGACGGCCGCGTGTCCGAACGTGTCGACGCCGGTGCCTACGAGGGGGCGACCATTACTATCCCCGAGGCCGTCGTCGGCGAACTCGAGTGGCAGGCCAACGAGGGCCACGACACCGGCTGGGAGGGTATCGAGGAGTTACAGCGGCTGGTGGAACTGGCCGAGGAATCCTCCATCTCGGTCGAGTACCACGGCGAACGTCCCAACGCGGGCCAGAAACGCGACGCCGACGAGGGCGAAATCGACGCCATCGTCCGGGACGTGGCCGCCGAACTCGGCGCCACGCTCCTGACCAGCGACGTGGTGCAAGCCGAAGTGAGCAAGGCGAAGGGACTCGCCGTCGAGTACGTCGAACCCCGCGGCCGCGACGCCGAGGGGCTGGAAATCGAGTCCTTCTTCGACGAGACGACCATGTCCGTCCACCTCCGTGCCGGGTCGAAGCCGAAGGCCAAGCGCGGCGCCATCGGCGACATGCACTACGAGACCATCGGTGACGAGGCGACGACCGAGGCGGAGATGAAGGAGTACGCCCACGACATCGCGGAGACGGCGCGGGCGAGTCCCGACGGCTTCGTCGAACTCGACGAACCGGGGATGACTATCGTCCAGTATCGCTCGTACCGCATCGCCGTCGCCCGTCCGCCCTTCGCCGATGGCTACGAGATTACCGCCGTCCGCCCCATCGTCAAGACGGATCTCGAGGACTACGAGTTCGCCGAGGATCTCAAGGAACGACTGCTGGAACGCCAGCGCGGCGTCCTCATCTCCGGCGCACCGGGTGCCGGGAAGTCCACCTTCGCGCAGGCCGTCGCGGAGTTCCTCGCCAGCCACGACAACGCGGTGAAGACGATGGAGAAGCCCCGCGACCTGCAGGTCGGCCCCGACATCACCCAGTATACGGCTCTCGGGGGCGACATGGCCAAGACGGCCGACTCGCTTCTCCTCGTGCGCCCGGACTACACCATCTACGACGAGGTGCGCAAGACGGCCGACTTCGAGGTGTTCGCGGACATGCGCCTCGCCGGCGTCGGCATGGTGGGCGTCGTCCACGCCACGCGCGCCATCGACGCCCTCCAGCGACTCGTCGGCCGGGTCGAACTCGGCATGATCCCGCAAGTCGTGGACACGGTGGTCTACATCGAAGCCGGCCGCGTCGACACCGTCTACGACGTGACGACGGAGGTGAAGGTGCCCGAGGGTCTGACCGCGGAGGACCTCGCCCGCCCGGTCATCCAGATTTCGGACTTCGAGACCGGCAAGCCCGCCTACGAGATCTACACGTTCAACCGGCAGGTTGTGACCGTCCCCCTCGAAGACGGCGAGTCGTCGGAGACGGGCGTCTCCCGCCTCGCGCGCAAGGAGGTCGAACGCGAGATTCGCTCCATCGCTCGCGGGCACGTCGAAGTCGAGTTGAAGGGCCAGAACGAGGCCGTCGTCTACGTCGAGGAGGACGACATCTCCTACGTCATCGGGAAAGGTGGCGGCCGGATCAGCGACGTGGAGGACCGCCTCGGCATCAGTATCGACGTGCGGACGCTGGCCGAGAAGCCGTCACACGGGAGCGCTGACGGGGACGGCGGCGGCTCCGGCGGTCCCGCTCGTGAGGGCACCGTCGTCACCCCCGAAGTCACGTCCCGTCACGTCGTCGTCGACGTGGCCGAAGGGGCCGAGGTGGGCGAGACGGTCGAAGTCCGCGCCGACGGCGACTATCTCTTCACCGCGACGGTCGGTCGCGGCGGGGAGATTCAGGTGTCGCGCGGGAGCGCCATCGCGGACGAACTCGAACGCGCGATCGACGAGAAAAAGCGGATTACCGTTCTGCCGTCCTAG
- a CDS encoding M20 family metallopeptidase translates to MSDTLALTRRLVSIPSHEDEQAAGDAVESWLREETDATVRRDGAGNVIARRGEGPRSLALVGHHDVVPPADEQVAGGGVDGNEYVVEKRDGRLYGRGTADMKGSLAAAMVAFRDADPTTELVFASFAGEEQGGVGARAAIDEGFAPDYAVVGEGSTGYSAPSVTDVAVAHKGRRGSTLVARGEGAHASEPEAGENAVYRACDAVDVVRGLDAPETTVLGQELQGSVAVTEIDGGSAWNVIPERCEVTVDERTVPGERVDLERTESVPGVEWVVDQDLPPMACDDADFADAVLDAAREVQDGRPEHVAKPHATDAGWLAAAGTTCVVCGAAEPGEAHTATESVAIDVLGRCEWLYRRVAESV, encoded by the coding sequence ATGAGCGACACGCTGGCGCTGACGCGCCGACTGGTCTCGATTCCCAGCCACGAGGACGAACAGGCGGCGGGCGACGCCGTCGAATCGTGGCTCCGCGAGGAGACGGACGCGACGGTCCGCCGCGACGGCGCCGGCAACGTGATCGCCCGGCGCGGCGAGGGTCCTCGATCCCTTGCCCTCGTCGGCCACCACGACGTGGTACCGCCGGCGGACGAGCAGGTGGCGGGCGGAGGGGTCGACGGTAACGAGTACGTCGTCGAGAAGCGAGACGGCCGCCTCTACGGCCGCGGCACCGCGGATATGAAGGGAAGCCTCGCGGCGGCGATGGTCGCCTTCCGCGACGCCGACCCCACGACCGAACTCGTCTTCGCCTCCTTCGCCGGCGAGGAACAGGGCGGCGTGGGCGCGCGCGCCGCCATCGACGAAGGGTTCGCCCCGGACTACGCCGTCGTCGGCGAGGGGTCGACGGGCTACTCCGCACCGAGCGTCACGGACGTAGCCGTCGCGCACAAGGGCCGACGCGGGAGCACGCTCGTCGCCCGCGGCGAGGGCGCCCACGCCAGCGAACCCGAGGCGGGAGAGAACGCCGTCTACCGCGCCTGCGACGCCGTCGACGTGGTTCGGGGGCTCGACGCACCCGAAACGACGGTGCTGGGCCAGGAGTTGCAGGGGAGCGTCGCCGTCACCGAAATCGACGGCGGGTCGGCGTGGAACGTCATCCCCGAGCGATGCGAGGTGACGGTGGACGAGCGAACGGTGCCGGGCGAGCGGGTCGATCTGGAGCGCACCGAGTCGGTCCCGGGCGTCGAGTGGGTCGTCGATCAGGACCTCCCGCCGATGGCCTGCGACGACGCCGACTTCGCGGACGCAGTCCTCGACGCGGCCCGAGAAGTGCAGGACGGCCGCCCCGAACACGTCGCCAAACCCCACGCGACGGACGCGGGGTGGCTGGCGGCGGCGGGGACGACCTGCGTCGTCTGTGGCGCCGCGGAACCGGGCGAGGCGCACACGGCGACCGAGAGCGTCGCTATCGACGTTCTGGGGCGGTGTGAGTGGCTCTATCGGCGAGTCGCGGAGTCAGTCTAA
- a CDS encoding divalent metal cation transporter, whose amino-acid sequence MGPSWVAGAIAAGPATIASLVTAGALFGYQLLWVVVLSAGAGALAQYLAMRLGLLTERGIVAVVEDHLGEWWAWLLVADAVIAAGVAQLVIMKTVATVSATVTGIDARIWGVVWALVLAVGLAGRGYRFLELAAKVLVAGVVLAFAASLFVVPIDPGAAVAGLVPSVPSGGALVAAGILGGAVHITLITMHSYTMRSRGWTRDDYDLATFDVGASMLVAFGVYSLAIFLVTASVLTSADLSTVGAAQALGPLVGPSAKWLFLLGLWGAAVSTLGGNTIVPPFLLADKLGWGTTIEDSRYRWLLVAAALLSAPGAFIGGAVLGQLVLVLALGTVGTPFAIAIVLYLLNSGAVPDRNSTLANVGGVALLLVTGGLAANFVRSQVAGGVSPLAGFVLAFAVALALAMVGLAGKFASEELV is encoded by the coding sequence ATGGGTCCATCGTGGGTCGCCGGCGCCATCGCCGCCGGGCCGGCGACTATCGCCAGCCTCGTGACCGCCGGCGCGCTCTTCGGGTATCAACTTCTCTGGGTGGTCGTCCTCTCCGCGGGCGCGGGCGCTCTCGCCCAGTACCTCGCCATGCGTCTCGGCCTCCTGACCGAGCGCGGTATCGTCGCCGTCGTCGAGGACCACCTCGGTGAGTGGTGGGCGTGGCTCCTCGTCGCCGACGCGGTCATCGCCGCCGGCGTCGCCCAACTGGTGATCATGAAGACCGTCGCCACCGTGTCGGCCACCGTCACCGGCATCGACGCGCGCATCTGGGGTGTCGTCTGGGCGCTCGTCCTCGCCGTCGGCCTCGCCGGGCGAGGCTATCGCTTCCTCGAACTCGCGGCGAAGGTGCTGGTCGCCGGCGTCGTCCTCGCGTTCGCCGCCAGCCTGTTCGTCGTGCCCATCGATCCCGGCGCGGCCGTGGCGGGCCTCGTCCCCTCCGTCCCCTCGGGCGGTGCGCTCGTCGCCGCGGGCATCCTCGGCGGCGCCGTCCACATCACGCTCATCACGATGCACTCCTACACGATGCGTTCGCGGGGATGGACCCGCGACGACTACGACCTCGCCACCTTCGACGTGGGCGCGTCGATGCTCGTCGCCTTCGGCGTCTACTCCCTCGCCATCTTTCTCGTCACCGCGAGCGTCCTCACCTCGGCGGATCTCTCCACTGTCGGCGCAGCGCAGGCGCTCGGCCCGCTGGTCGGCCCCAGCGCCAAGTGGCTGTTCCTCCTCGGCCTCTGGGGCGCCGCCGTCTCGACGCTCGGCGGCAACACCATCGTCCCACCCTTCCTCCTCGCGGACAAACTCGGCTGGGGAACGACCATCGAGGATTCGCGGTACCGCTGGCTCCTCGTCGCCGCCGCCCTGCTCTCCGCGCCCGGCGCGTTCATCGGCGGTGCGGTGCTGGGCCAGCTCGTCCTCGTCCTCGCGCTGGGGACGGTGGGGACGCCCTTCGCCATCGCCATCGTCCTCTACCTGCTGAACTCGGGCGCGGTGCCGGACCGCAACTCGACGCTCGCCAACGTCGGCGGCGTCGCGCTCCTGCTCGTGACGGGCGGTCTCGCCGCCAACTTCGTCCGCTCGCAGGTCGCCGGCGGCGTGAGCCCGCTGGCGGGATTCGTCCTCGCCTTCGCCGTCGCGCTCGCCCTCGCCATGGTCGGACTGGCCGGCAAGTTCGCCAGCGAGGAACTGGTCTGA
- a CDS encoding carboxypeptidase M32, translating into MSDTQAAYDDLLDRVGRIANVSHAEELLSWDQQVMMPDAGTPARSRQLSALSAVEHDLLTADELGDLLDELEGADLDDDQSAVVREVRREQERAVRVPTDLVERISAASSEALTAWREAKEADDFDAFAPHLEELIELKRRYAEHIDPDRDPYEVLFEEYEPCLPLAHAEDVLTDLRDAVVPLVDDIRASEADLATDAFAGTFAADRQEALMREALDLLGYPWERGRLDEAPHPFSTGTTFDARITTRYDEKEPIGALLSTIHEFGHATYTLGLPDDAYGTPLGEARDLSIHESQSRLWENHVGRSRAFWELFLPRVAETFPAVEDVSVHEAYEAVNAVDPSNLIRVEADELTYHLHIVLRFEIERDLIRGDLAVDEVPAVWNDRMASYLGVRPETDTEGCLQDIHWSHGAFGYFPTYSLGSVVAAQLFDAAEADIEGLEGQVREGEFDTLHEWLTDNIHHHGKRYETNDLVRRATGEDVSADAFVDYATAKYGDLYGL; encoded by the coding sequence ATGAGCGACACGCAGGCGGCGTACGACGACTTGCTCGACCGGGTCGGTCGCATCGCCAACGTCTCGCACGCGGAGGAACTGCTCTCGTGGGACCAGCAGGTGATGATGCCCGACGCGGGGACGCCCGCTCGCTCGCGCCAACTGTCGGCGCTCTCGGCGGTCGAACACGACCTGCTCACCGCGGACGAACTCGGCGACCTCCTCGACGAACTGGAGGGGGCGGATCTCGACGACGACCAGTCGGCAGTGGTCCGCGAGGTGCGCCGCGAACAGGAACGTGCCGTTCGTGTCCCCACCGACCTCGTCGAACGCATCTCCGCGGCGTCGTCGGAGGCGTTGACCGCGTGGCGCGAGGCGAAGGAGGCCGACGACTTCGACGCCTTCGCGCCCCACCTGGAGGAGTTGATCGAGTTGAAGCGGCGGTACGCGGAGCATATCGACCCGGACCGCGACCCCTACGAAGTGCTGTTCGAGGAGTACGAACCGTGTCTTCCCCTCGCCCACGCCGAGGACGTGCTGACGGACCTCCGGGACGCGGTGGTGCCGCTGGTCGACGACATTCGGGCGTCGGAGGCCGACCTCGCCACGGACGCCTTCGCGGGGACGTTCGCGGCCGACCGGCAGGAGGCGTTGATGCGCGAGGCGCTGGATCTGCTCGGCTACCCGTGGGAACGCGGCCGCCTCGACGAGGCTCCCCACCCGTTCTCGACCGGGACGACCTTCGACGCCCGGATCACGACCCGCTACGACGAGAAAGAGCCCATCGGCGCCCTCCTCTCGACGATTCACGAGTTCGGCCACGCCACCTACACGCTCGGCCTGCCGGACGACGCCTACGGGACGCCGCTGGGCGAGGCGCGTGACCTCTCGATCCACGAGTCACAGTCGCGCCTGTGGGAGAACCACGTCGGCCGGTCGAGGGCGTTCTGGGAACTGTTCCTGCCCCGGGTGGCCGAGACGTTCCCCGCCGTCGAGGACGTGAGCGTCCACGAGGCGTACGAGGCGGTCAACGCCGTCGATCCCTCCAATCTCATCCGCGTGGAGGCCGACGAACTCACCTACCACCTCCACATCGTCCTCCGGTTCGAGATCGAGCGCGACCTGATTCGGGGCGATTTGGCCGTCGACGAGGTACCCGCCGTCTGGAACGACCGGATGGCGTCGTATCTGGGCGTCCGGCCCGAGACGGACACCGAGGGCTGCCTACAGGACATCCACTGGTCCCACGGCGCCTTCGGCTACTTCCCCACCTACTCGCTGGGGAGCGTCGTCGCGGCGCAGTTGTTCGACGCCGCCGAGGCGGACATCGAGGGATTGGAGGGGCAGGTCCGCGAGGGCGAGTTCGACACCCTGCACGAGTGGCTGACCGACAATATCCACCACCACGGGAAGCGCTACGAGACGAACGACTTGGTCCGGCGGGCGACCGGCGAGGACGTGTCGGCCGACGCCTTCGTCGACTACGCGACGGCGAAGTACGGCGACCTGTACGGACTGTAG
- a CDS encoding HVO_0416 family zinc finger protein: MAAGPSEHDDELFDQFLADNGHETTPVRWERSYNKLQCPDCGALHDEAATDCSVCGWDPAT, translated from the coding sequence ATGGCAGCCGGACCCAGCGAACACGACGACGAACTGTTCGACCAGTTCCTCGCGGACAACGGCCACGAAACCACACCGGTACGCTGGGAACGATCCTATAACAAGCTGCAGTGCCCGGACTGTGGGGCACTGCACGACGAGGCCGCGACCGACTGTTCGGTCTGCGGCTGGGACCCGGCCACGTAG
- a CDS encoding UvrD-helicase domain-containing protein: MSDDATVTRLFGGPGSGKTTALLDRVDELLENDDVSIRDVLVVSYTRAAAAEVRERLAERLDVSPRALQGNVCTMHAKAYELLDLSRGDVVGESDKEEFCEEYGIEYEDEYGGAGRRTARSTTLGNKIIATSQWLQRTQRDVADWYDVPFQWDVETVRLPPDIDPNAQEGNKYTPTWPTDDDRIDVPEVIRAWRAYKGEHGLVGFADMLERVAQRSLVPHVDYLVIDEFQDITTLQYEVYEEWKPHMEGVLIAGDDDQVVYAWQGADPNILLDAEVHEDIVLPNSYRLPSRILNVVNREIRHIDKRQEKDLNPRKEGGVVEGIQNPSMFEVVRNVQHTVDTTDETLMILFRARYQMFQFIDDFLPKGIPFSVMTDQRMWTDRLTQYVRAVEKLEADDPITGLEARRLADMLQDSAFGTNERDDFYDTLDDREEEADVEDIAEIEISADVVNDHIPFMPDAASAGDMLRKVTSFQRNSVDAYFGGEYQGMDPSRVRVGTIHSAKGREADHVFVCTDLTEKVVEQMAASVDDPTDVDGVEEFTAHTSPVPLLTDNERRVFYVGMSRARERLVLLENLIGGAPTLPISVVLHNELRDEGVEAMLEEAQETPAPEPEP, encoded by the coding sequence ATGAGCGACGACGCTACGGTCACCCGCCTCTTCGGTGGCCCCGGTAGCGGGAAGACGACGGCCCTCCTCGACCGCGTAGACGAATTGCTGGAAAACGACGACGTGAGCATCCGCGACGTCCTCGTCGTCTCGTACACCCGGGCCGCGGCCGCGGAGGTGCGCGAACGCCTCGCCGAGCGACTCGACGTGTCGCCCCGCGCGCTTCAGGGGAACGTCTGTACGATGCACGCGAAGGCGTACGAACTGCTCGACCTCTCGCGGGGCGACGTGGTCGGCGAGAGCGACAAGGAGGAGTTCTGCGAGGAGTACGGCATCGAGTACGAGGACGAGTACGGCGGCGCGGGTCGACGAACGGCCCGGTCGACGACGCTCGGCAACAAGATCATCGCCACCAGCCAGTGGCTCCAGCGCACCCAGCGCGACGTGGCCGACTGGTACGACGTGCCCTTCCAGTGGGACGTGGAGACGGTCCGCCTCCCACCCGACATCGACCCCAACGCACAGGAAGGGAACAAGTACACGCCGACGTGGCCGACCGACGACGACCGGATCGACGTGCCCGAAGTCATCCGCGCGTGGCGCGCGTACAAGGGCGAACACGGCCTCGTCGGCTTCGCGGACATGCTCGAACGGGTGGCCCAGCGGTCGCTCGTCCCTCACGTCGACTACCTCGTCATCGACGAGTTTCAGGACATCACCACCCTCCAGTACGAGGTGTACGAGGAGTGGAAACCCCACATGGAGGGCGTCCTCATCGCCGGCGACGACGATCAGGTCGTCTACGCCTGGCAGGGCGCCGACCCCAACATCCTCCTCGACGCCGAGGTGCACGAGGACATCGTGTTGCCCAACTCCTACCGCCTCCCCTCGCGCATCCTCAACGTCGTCAATCGGGAGATTCGCCACATCGACAAGCGACAGGAGAAGGACCTGAACCCGCGCAAGGAGGGCGGCGTCGTCGAGGGGATTCAGAACCCCTCGATGTTCGAGGTGGTGCGGAACGTCCAGCACACCGTCGACACCACCGACGAGACGCTGATGATCCTCTTCCGGGCGCGCTACCAGATGTTCCAGTTCATCGACGACTTCCTCCCGAAGGGCATCCCGTTCTCGGTGATGACGGATCAGCGGATGTGGACCGACCGCCTCACCCAGTACGTCCGCGCCGTCGAGAAACTGGAGGCCGACGACCCGATCACGGGACTGGAAGCGCGCCGCCTCGCCGACATGCTTCAGGATTCGGCGTTCGGGACGAACGAGCGCGACGACTTCTACGACACGCTCGACGACCGCGAGGAAGAAGCGGACGTAGAGGACATCGCCGAAATCGAGATATCGGCGGACGTGGTGAACGACCACATCCCCTTCATGCCCGACGCCGCCTCCGCGGGCGATATGCTCCGAAAGGTGACGAGTTTCCAGCGCAACTCCGTCGACGCCTACTTCGGCGGGGAGTATCAGGGCATGGACCCGAGTCGCGTCCGCGTCGGCACCATCCACTCCGCGAAGGGTCGCGAGGCCGACCACGTCTTCGTCTGTACCGACCTCACCGAGAAGGTGGTCGAGCAGATGGCCGCGAGCGTCGACGATCCGACCGACGTGGACGGCGTCGAGGAGTTCACCGCCCACACCAGTCCCGTCCCACTCCTCACCGACAACGAGCGCCGCGTGTTCTACGTCGGGATGAGCCGGGCGCGGGAACGGCTCGTCCTCCTGGAGAACCTCATCGGCGGCGCCCCCACCCTCCCGATCAGCGTCGTGTTGCACAACGAACTGCGCGACGAGGGCGTGGAGGCGATGCTGGAGGAGGCCCAGGAGACCCCGGCTCCCGAACCCGAGCCGTGA
- a CDS encoding M24 family metallopeptidase codes for MSVEVALPAAESGLVAVADRLAAATVVDGRLRVDGDPLMAAVLDGVVNEAADDLTAIVGTHDGPLRAGVPIVVAVDPRVDDASTPLARTFVVDGSGGWERRAAVAVEMAHDAVRRVAEPGVPARRIVDEAVAELAAYGLGTGEGAVARGLGTDIDFSTDTSLAAGQRFVLDPTAVAPDADRGAVRIGAWYAVTDEGCRRLGDLPTSLSPDAY; via the coding sequence GTGAGCGTCGAGGTGGCGCTGCCGGCCGCCGAATCGGGACTCGTCGCCGTCGCGGACCGCCTCGCGGCGGCGACGGTCGTCGACGGACGACTGCGCGTCGACGGCGACCCGCTCATGGCGGCGGTACTCGACGGCGTCGTGAACGAGGCCGCCGACGATCTGACGGCGATCGTGGGAACGCACGACGGACCGCTCCGAGCAGGTGTCCCCATCGTCGTCGCGGTCGATCCCCGCGTCGACGACGCCTCCACGCCGCTCGCGCGGACGTTCGTCGTCGACGGGAGCGGCGGCTGGGAGCGGCGGGCGGCCGTCGCCGTCGAGATGGCCCACGACGCCGTCCGCCGGGTGGCCGAACCGGGAGTCCCGGCTCGCCGGATCGTCGACGAGGCGGTCGCGGAACTCGCGGCGTACGGCCTCGGCACGGGCGAGGGCGCCGTGGCTCGCGGACTCGGCACCGACATCGACTTTTCGACCGACACGTCGCTGGCGGCCGGTCAGCGATTCGTTCTCGATCCGACGGCCGTCGCGCCCGACGCCGACCGCGGCGCGGTGCGGATCGGGGCGTGGTACGCGGTTACCGACGAGGGGTGTCGACGGCTCGGGGACCTGCCCACGTCGCTGTCGCCGGACGCCTACTGA
- a CDS encoding DUF7533 family protein, giving the protein MRLGILETVGLAATLIFAIPVGLYGIETFLSGNRLLGGGLVIVAVLMVVLPRRLTTPADLPGAVLERVVGRAVKEPDEDDEDRDAQ; this is encoded by the coding sequence ATGCGACTCGGGATTCTGGAGACCGTCGGCCTCGCGGCCACGCTCATCTTCGCCATCCCCGTCGGCCTCTACGGCATCGAGACGTTTCTCTCCGGGAACCGGCTCCTCGGCGGCGGTCTCGTGATCGTCGCCGTGTTGATGGTCGTGTTACCCCGGCGACTCACGACGCCAGCCGACCTGCCCGGCGCGGTTCTGGAACGCGTCGTCGGCCGGGCGGTGAAGGAACCGGACGAGGACGACGAGGATAGGGACGCTCAGTAG
- a CDS encoding DUF502 domain-containing protein produces the protein MSLSGRLRTSFATGLLLVTPLAVTLFVLQFVFVRTTGLLNPLVQATRLTNYTANVEIVAQLLAALLIDAGITLLGYLASWRLGKRLFGGVERAIRLVQRSAGYDAVVLVEFLRKGVYAVGFITNEAPRATRRATNEDLYSVFLPNSPNPTAGAFGSSSRRD, from the coding sequence ATGAGTCTCAGCGGCCGCCTCCGGACCAGTTTCGCCACCGGCCTCCTGCTGGTGACGCCGCTCGCGGTGACGCTGTTCGTCCTGCAGTTCGTCTTCGTCCGCACGACCGGCCTCCTGAATCCGCTCGTGCAGGCGACGCGACTGACCAACTACACCGCCAACGTCGAAATCGTCGCGCAGTTGCTCGCGGCCCTGCTCATCGACGCGGGGATCACGCTCCTCGGCTATCTCGCGTCGTGGCGCCTCGGGAAACGCCTCTTCGGCGGCGTCGAGCGAGCCATCCGCCTCGTCCAGCGCTCCGCCGGCTACGACGCCGTCGTCCTCGTCGAGTTCCTCCGCAAGGGCGTCTACGCCGTCGGCTTCATCACCAACGAGGCGCCGCGCGCCACCCGTCGCGCGACCAACGAGGATCTCTACAGCGTCTTCCTCCCAAACAGCCCCAATCCGACCGCCGGGGCCTTCGGCTCCTCGTCACGACGGGACTGA
- a CDS encoding riboflavin synthase, translating to MFTGIVEETGEVVGVDVTEEGRRLRIRHGFDAVDHGQSISVSGVCLTVERFDDDWFEVFLASETVAKTYLGEVGVGDTVNLERAMPADGRFDGHIVQGHVDGVATVEAVERVGDDWEFTFSLPPDLGRYVVAKGSIALDGISLTVADRADGRITVAIIPTTYDLTTLSTKEPGDPVHVEVDVVAKYVEQLVD from the coding sequence ATGTTCACGGGTATCGTCGAGGAGACGGGCGAGGTGGTCGGCGTCGACGTGACCGAGGAGGGCCGCCGCCTCCGCATCCGCCACGGGTTCGACGCGGTCGACCACGGCCAGTCCATCAGCGTCAGCGGCGTCTGTCTCACGGTCGAGCGCTTCGACGACGACTGGTTCGAGGTGTTTCTCGCGAGCGAGACGGTGGCGAAGACGTATCTCGGCGAGGTCGGAGTGGGCGACACCGTCAACCTCGAACGCGCCATGCCCGCCGACGGGCGCTTCGACGGCCACATCGTTCAGGGGCACGTCGACGGCGTGGCGACCGTCGAGGCCGTCGAACGCGTCGGCGACGACTGGGAGTTCACGTTCTCGCTCCCCCCGGACCTCGGACGCTACGTCGTCGCCAAGGGCTCCATCGCCCTCGACGGGATCAGTCTCACTGTCGCGGACCGCGCCGACGGTCGGATCACCGTCGCGATCATCCCGACGACGTACGATCTGACGACGCTCTCGACGAAGGAACCGGGCGATCCGGTCCACGTCGAGGTGGACGTGGTCGCGAAGTACGTGGAGCAGTTGGTCGACTGA
- a CDS encoding PrsW family intramembrane metalloprotease, producing the protein MSRRRDPVEERADDSVDLYDIATWERRGPLDAVSSGIYRVMVASARLFVVGIALLILVGIGGLSALTDPQIGALTLLSALPALGLTLYVRRTDVTSGEPLSILVATFLLGVLTANFAAVLNSITKGTFDGLGFVGNVLFFFLIVGPIEETVKLLAVRLYAYGTDHFEAVVDGAVYGAVAGLGFATIENALYITQSLDAPTATGLGLIGAGGGITAVRALAGPGHVIYSAFAGYYLGLAKFNPKNRGPIVVKGLLIAAFIHATYNTTVGIGSGLIALATGLPQLPSYFVYVLLYDGFFGLILFRKIRRYSHTYREVHEDEEAEESAFEVEATEFES; encoded by the coding sequence ATGTCGCGCAGACGGGACCCGGTCGAGGAGCGTGCCGACGATTCCGTCGACCTCTACGACATCGCAACGTGGGAACGTCGGGGTCCGCTCGACGCCGTGTCGTCCGGCATCTACCGCGTGATGGTCGCCTCGGCCCGACTGTTCGTCGTGGGCATCGCCCTGCTCATCCTCGTCGGTATCGGCGGACTGAGCGCGCTGACCGACCCACAGATCGGCGCGCTGACGCTCCTCTCCGCGCTCCCGGCGCTCGGCCTCACCCTCTACGTCCGGCGGACGGACGTCACGAGCGGCGAACCCCTCTCGATTCTCGTCGCTACCTTCCTCCTCGGCGTCCTGACCGCCAACTTCGCGGCGGTGCTCAACTCGATCACCAAAGGCACCTTCGACGGCCTCGGCTTCGTCGGCAACGTCCTCTTTTTCTTCCTCATCGTCGGCCCCATCGAGGAGACGGTGAAACTCCTCGCCGTCCGGCTGTACGCCTACGGCACCGACCACTTCGAGGCCGTCGTCGACGGCGCGGTGTACGGCGCCGTCGCCGGTCTCGGCTTCGCCACCATCGAGAACGCCCTCTACATTACGCAGAGCCTCGACGCGCCGACGGCGACGGGGCTGGGCCTCATCGGCGCCGGTGGCGGGATTACGGCCGTCCGCGCCCTCGCCGGGCCGGGCCACGTCATCTACTCCGCCTTCGCCGGCTACTACCTCGGCCTCGCGAAGTTCAACCCGAAAAACCGCGGGCCGATCGTCGTCAAGGGTCTCCTGATCGCCGCGTTCATCCACGCCACCTACAACACCACCGTCGGCATCGGCTCGGGACTGATCGCCCTCGCGACCGGCCTGCCGCAGCTCCCGTCCTACTTCGTCTACGTCCTGCTCTACGACGGCTTCTTCGGCCTCATACTCTTCCGAAAGATCCGGCGATACAGCCACACCTACCGCGAGGTCCACGAGGACGAGGAAGCCGAGGAGTCGGCGTTCGAGGTGGAGGCGACCGAGTTCGAGTCCTGA